A part of Perca fluviatilis chromosome 15, GENO_Pfluv_1.0, whole genome shotgun sequence genomic DNA contains:
- the rogdi gene encoding protein rogdi homolog: MLNPQRSLSELPKMSAASQVERAVLEEEFNWLLKEEVHAVLKQLQDVLKEASRRFSTPTPGLETQLKQENFILGSSTMDQVKGVLTLQGEALTQADINLKVAKSSQVLHFQFREDKLWKLQQIQDARNHVTQALQLLSSRDDSYHFKTGAEVNKLMDAVMLQLTRARNRLTTPASMTLPELATSGLMKMFTPPMPGDVMVNFYINLSKLCLTVYQLHVLPPNTTKNFKPAGSSVLHNPGAMFELNNNRFEVSHVHKVECVVPWLNDTLVFFTISLQLCQQLKDKISVFSSFWNYRAF, translated from the exons ATGCTCAACCCGCAGAGGTCTCTGTCCGAGCTACCCAAGATGTCTGCTGCCAGTCAAGTTGAAAGAGCTGTGTTG GAGGAGGAATTCAACTGGCTGCTTAAAGAAGAAGTGCATGCTGTCCTGAAGCAGCTCCAGGATGTCCTCAAG GAGGCATCGAGACGTTTCTCCACGCCGACGCCGGGCCTGGAGACTCAGCTCAAACAGGAAAACTTCATTCTCGGCAGCTCAAC CATGGATCAAGTGAAGGGGGTGCTGACTCTGCAGGGAGAGGCTCTTACTCAGGCT gacaTAAACCTGAAGGTTGCAAAGAGCAGCCAAGTGTTGCACTTCCAGTTCAGAGAGGACAAGCTGTGGAAACTGCAGCAG ATTCAGGATGCCAGGAACCATGTGACCCAGGCCCTGCAGTTACTTAGCAGCCGTGATGACAGCTACCACTTCAAGACAGGGGCTGAGGTTAATAAG CTCATGGATGCGGTGATGCTTCAGCTGACGAGAGCACGCAACCGCCTCACCACCCCGGCCTCCATGACGCTGCCGGAGCTGGCCACCAGTGGTCTGATG AAAATGTTCACTCCTCCCATGCCTGGGGATGTGATGGTGAACTTTTACATCAACTTAAGCAAACTGTGCCTGACTGTGTACCAGCTTCATGTGCTGCCTCCCAACACCACTAAG AATTTCAAGCCAGCTGGGAGCTCAGTGTTGCACAACCCAGGAGCAATGTT CGAGCTCAACAACAACCGCTTTGAGGTGAGCCACGTCCACAAGGTGGAGTGTGTGGTGCCGTGGCTCAACGACACGCTGGTGTTCTTCACCATCTCGCTGCAGCTCTGTCAGCAGCTCAAGGACAAG ATTTCTGTCTTCTCCAGCTTCTGGAATTACAGAGCCttctaa